Proteins encoded together in one Mus caroli chromosome 4, CAROLI_EIJ_v1.1, whole genome shotgun sequence window:
- the Fam110b gene encoding protein FAM110B, translating to MPTETLQTGSMVKPVSPAGTFTSAVPLRILNKGPDYFRRQAEPNPKRLSAVERLEADKAKYVKSQEVINAKQEPVKPAVLAKPPVCPGTKRALGSPTLKVFGNHAKTESGVQRETLKLEILKNIINSSEGSSSGSGHKHSSRNWPPHRDTTDLHRHSFAESLKVCPTPGHGSPQESSSHVSRRLLEQSAESFLHVSHSSSDIRKVTSVKPLKAIPCSSSAPPLPPKPKVAAMKSPEADQVEPACGVSRRPSLQRSKSDLSDRYFRVDADVERFFNYCGLDPEELENLGMENFARANSDIISLNFRSASMISSDCEQSQDSNSDLRNDDSANDRVPYGISAIERNARIIKWLYSIKQARESQKVSHV from the coding sequence ATGCCCACGGAGACTCTACAGACAGGTAGCATGGTGAAGCCTGTCAGCCCCGCGGGCACCTTCACGTCGGCGGTGCCCCTGCGCATCCTGAACAAAGGACCGGACTACTTCCGCAGGCAGGCTGAGCCCAACCCCAAGAGACTCAGTGCGGTAGAGCGGCTGGAGGCTGACAAGGCCAAATACGTCAAGAGCCAGGAGGTGATCAATGCCAAGCAGGAGCCAGTGAAGCCGGCCGTGTTGGCCAAGCCTCCTGTGTGCCCAGGAACCAAGCGTGCACTGGGCAGCCCTACTCTCAAGGTGTTCGGCAACCATGCCAAGACCGAGAGCGGTGTGCAACGTGAGACCCTCAAGCTTGAGATCCTCAAGAACATCATCAACAGCTCAGAGGGGTCCAGTTCTGGCTCTGGCCACAAGCATAGCTCCCGAAACTGGCCGCCTCACAGGGACACCACTGACCTGCACCGGCATTCCTTCGCAGAGTCGCTGAAGGTGTGCCCTACACCTGGCCATGGCAGCCCGCAGGAGAGCAGCTCCCATGTGAGCAGGAGGCTGCTGGAGCAGTCCGCGGAGTCCTTCCTGCACGTCTCACACAGCTCCTCAGACATCCGCAAAGTGACCAGTGTGAAGCCCCTTAAAGCCATCCCCTGCAGCAGTTcagcccctcccctgcctcccaagcccAAGGTGGCTGCCATGAAATCCCCCGAGGCTGACCAGGTGGAACCAGCCTGTGGAGTCAGCCGGAGACCTTCCCTTCAGCGGTCCAAGTCAGACTTGAGTGACAGGTATTTCCGAGTAGATGCAGACGTGGAGAGATTCTTCAACTACTGCGGACTTGACCCGGAAGAGCTGGAAAATCTTGGCATGGAGAACTTTGCAAGGGCTAATTCTGACATCATATCTCTCAACTTCCGCAGCGCAAGCATGATCAGCTCAGACTGTGAACAGTCTCAGGACAGTAACAGTGACCTTAGAAATGATGACAGTGCCAATGACCGGGTGCCATATGGCATTTCTGCCATCGAAAGAAATGCTAGAATCATCAAGTGGCTATATAGCATCAAACAAGCTAGAGAGTCACAGAAGGTGTCCCACGTGTAA